The following proteins come from a genomic window of Kitasatospora sp. NBC_01246:
- a CDS encoding siderophore-interacting protein, whose translation MALPVTYIQVVAVERVTPRTARITFEADALDDSVGRTPDQQIKLCFPKPGRTEPVLPGGGDDPTGWYQAYLAVPEDERPWMRSFTVRGRRPGTRRLEVDFVLHGDGGPASAWADRARPGDRLGMVGPSELYARPVPLATAVAGADWVLLAGDETALPAIATLLAALPAGIRAVVYAEVADEAERQPLATPADLTVRWVYRDGAAPGGPLTDAVRAADLPGGTPFAWLAGEASAVRAIRRHLVEERGLAKASVEFAGYWRHRLTQDDAPTAEDFADAQEKLAQAG comes from the coding sequence GTGGCATTGCCCGTCACATACATCCAGGTCGTCGCGGTCGAGCGGGTCACCCCGCGGACGGCCCGCATCACCTTCGAGGCCGATGCGCTCGACGACAGCGTCGGCCGCACCCCCGACCAGCAGATCAAACTCTGCTTCCCCAAGCCCGGCCGGACCGAGCCCGTGCTGCCCGGCGGCGGCGACGATCCGACGGGCTGGTACCAGGCCTACCTGGCCGTCCCGGAGGACGAGCGGCCGTGGATGCGCAGCTTCACCGTCCGCGGCCGGCGGCCCGGCACCCGGCGGCTGGAGGTCGACTTCGTGCTGCACGGCGACGGCGGCCCGGCGAGCGCCTGGGCGGACCGTGCCCGGCCGGGCGACCGGCTCGGCATGGTCGGCCCCTCCGAGCTGTACGCCCGGCCCGTCCCGCTCGCCACCGCCGTCGCCGGGGCCGACTGGGTCCTGCTGGCCGGGGACGAGACGGCGCTGCCCGCGATCGCCACCCTGCTGGCGGCGCTGCCCGCCGGGATCCGGGCGGTGGTGTACGCCGAGGTGGCCGACGAGGCGGAGCGGCAGCCGCTGGCCACCCCGGCCGACCTGACGGTGCGCTGGGTGTACCGCGACGGCGCCGCCCCCGGCGGTCCGCTGACCGACGCGGTCCGCGCCGCCGACCTGCCCGGCGGTACGCCGTTCGCCTGGCTGGCCGGGGAGGCCTCGGCGGTCCGGGCGATCCGGCGCCACCTGGTGGAGGAGCGCGGACTGGCCAAGGCGTCGGTGGAGTTCGCCGGGTACTGGCGCCACCGGCTCACCCAGGACGACGCGCCCACCGCCGAGGACTTCGCCGACGCGCAGGAGAAGCTCGCGCAGGCCGGGTGA
- a CDS encoding TetR/AcrR family transcriptional regulator: protein MTVFAGQGDPHSSMSLLWRGPEERRAGRSGPKPALSVDAIVTAGIAVADAEGMAALSMRAVGQRLGRTAMALYTYVPGKAELLDLMHDRVLAELPTGHDPAAGWRAAATAWAEEAFTCYLRHPWVLQISQARPVLGPAELGAMEAVLRILDGAGLAPRQLRGVVAALWQLVRGMARTAAEARAAAVDTGVADEEWWYARSTQLASLAPDFAERFPLLTALESAGGAPEAGDGAGDLEERTREAFRTGLAVLLDGVEAAAARS, encoded by the coding sequence GTGACCGTCTTCGCGGGCCAGGGTGACCCCCACAGCTCGATGTCCCTGCTCTGGCGCGGGCCGGAGGAGCGGCGCGCCGGGCGCAGCGGCCCCAAGCCCGCCCTCAGCGTGGACGCGATCGTGACGGCCGGGATCGCGGTCGCCGACGCCGAGGGGATGGCCGCGCTGTCCATGCGCGCGGTCGGCCAACGGCTCGGCCGCACCGCGATGGCCCTGTACACGTACGTACCGGGCAAGGCCGAGCTGCTCGACCTGATGCACGATCGGGTGCTCGCCGAGCTGCCCACCGGCCACGACCCCGCCGCGGGCTGGCGGGCCGCCGCCACCGCCTGGGCCGAGGAGGCCTTCACCTGCTACCTGCGGCACCCGTGGGTCCTGCAGATCTCCCAGGCCCGGCCGGTCCTCGGCCCGGCCGAGCTGGGCGCGATGGAGGCGGTGCTGCGGATCCTGGACGGCGCCGGTCTGGCACCCCGACAGCTGCGCGGCGTGGTCGCCGCCCTCTGGCAGCTGGTCCGCGGAATGGCCCGGACCGCCGCCGAGGCCCGTGCCGCGGCCGTGGACACCGGGGTCGCCGACGAGGAGTGGTGGTACGCGCGGTCCACCCAACTCGCGTCCCTCGCACCGGACTTCGCGGAGCGCTTCCCACTGCTGACCGCGCTGGAGAGCGCCGGGGGCGCCCCCGAGGCCGGGGACGGCGCCGGTGACCTGGAGGAACGGACCCGCGAGGCCTTCCGCACCGGGCTCGCCGTCCTCCTCGACGGTGTCGAGGCGGCCGCCGCCCGGTCGTAG
- a CDS encoding SpaA isopeptide-forming pilin-related protein — MSSFNRLLTRVRRRAGALALPCTVLSTLVPVLALGAGAVPAVAAPLPGGLGPCVPGSCPPSYPTSINNLPFTGRDNGINIFVGNQFQVAGRAAEAEGRVVVLDSFAQAKEAGVSSIYNIGIAGVGSRVPPPDGADFLTTGGGITIAPGQTLVAEGGVVRHAGTVTGTVTGTLVTDPDAVRPYSGLRDQLTTASDCYARVDGTPRTPTGTAVNQGGQTLFTGDGSSALQVFNVDFDLTGPTGGQQGVVFAGIPSGATILVNVLGATRALNTYSGGINDSDDPLNAYRDHLLWNFPDATAVTLAGTGQFQGSFLIGRQASLTTVTLAGINGRFFTTGSLTHTSLPVGGGGQEFHSYPFNGDLPSCTTPPVTGEVRVLKTDATTGAPLAGAVFELWHETNNTPGLQTTGTNPDTRLGATCTTPADGICRRTVDTGTYYWRETTAPTGYDLPTDPVFGPLALTPQNATTGVQVTAADQPHTQPPVTGEVRVLKTDATTGTALAGAVFELWHETNNTPGLQTTGTNPDTRLGATCTTPADGICRRTVDTGTYYWRETTAPTGYDLPTDPVFGPLALTPQNATTGVQVTAADQPHTQPPVTGEVRVLKTDATTGAPLAGAVFELWHETNNTPGLQTTGTNPDTRLGATCTTPADGICRRTVDTGTYYWRETTAPTGYDLPTDPVFGPLALTPQNATTGVQVTAGDCPSPTPPPDGSIDLTKRDAKTGEPLGGAQFQLWRETNGVAGLQTGGANPDTRTGPGCTTSAEGGCAFTHLPAGQYYLRETAAPDGYQLPHDPVTGPYRVDADDCVTVDLTNKRHHHDDDC; from the coding sequence ATGTCTTCCTTCAACCGACTGCTCACCCGCGTCCGCCGCCGGGCCGGCGCCCTGGCTCTCCCCTGTACGGTGCTCTCGACCCTGGTGCCGGTCCTCGCCCTCGGTGCCGGGGCCGTCCCCGCCGTGGCGGCGCCGCTGCCCGGCGGCCTCGGCCCGTGCGTACCGGGCAGCTGCCCGCCCAGCTACCCGACGTCGATCAACAACCTCCCGTTCACCGGCCGGGACAACGGCATCAACATCTTCGTCGGCAACCAGTTCCAGGTCGCCGGGCGCGCCGCCGAGGCCGAGGGCCGCGTGGTCGTCCTCGACAGCTTCGCCCAGGCCAAGGAGGCCGGCGTCAGCTCCATCTACAACATCGGCATCGCCGGCGTCGGCTCCCGGGTCCCCCCGCCGGACGGCGCCGACTTCCTCACCACCGGCGGCGGCATCACCATCGCCCCCGGCCAGACCCTGGTCGCCGAGGGCGGCGTGGTCCGGCACGCGGGCACGGTCACCGGCACGGTGACCGGCACCCTCGTCACCGACCCCGACGCCGTCCGGCCCTACAGCGGACTGCGCGACCAGCTCACCACCGCGTCCGACTGCTACGCCCGCGTCGACGGCACGCCGCGCACCCCGACCGGCACCGCCGTGAACCAGGGCGGGCAGACCCTGTTCACCGGGGACGGCAGCTCGGCCCTCCAGGTGTTCAACGTCGACTTCGACCTCACCGGGCCGACCGGTGGCCAGCAGGGCGTCGTCTTCGCCGGCATCCCCTCCGGCGCCACGATCCTCGTCAACGTCCTCGGCGCCACCCGGGCCCTGAACACCTACAGCGGCGGCATCAACGACTCCGACGACCCGCTCAACGCCTACCGCGACCACCTGCTGTGGAACTTCCCCGACGCCACCGCCGTCACCCTGGCCGGCACCGGCCAGTTCCAGGGCAGCTTCCTGATCGGCCGGCAGGCCTCGCTGACCACCGTCACCCTCGCGGGGATCAACGGCCGCTTCTTCACCACCGGCTCGCTCACCCACACCAGCCTCCCCGTCGGGGGCGGCGGCCAGGAGTTCCACTCCTACCCGTTCAACGGCGACCTCCCCTCCTGCACCACCCCGCCGGTCACCGGTGAGGTCCGCGTCCTCAAGACCGACGCCACCACCGGCGCCCCCCTCGCCGGCGCCGTCTTCGAACTCTGGCACGAGACCAACAACACCCCCGGCCTCCAGACCACCGGCACCAACCCCGACACCCGACTCGGCGCCACCTGCACCACCCCCGCCGACGGCATCTGCCGACGCACCGTCGACACCGGCACCTACTACTGGCGCGAAACCACCGCACCCACCGGCTACGACCTCCCCACCGACCCCGTCTTCGGCCCCCTCGCCCTCACCCCCCAGAACGCCACCACCGGCGTCCAGGTCACCGCGGCCGACCAACCCCACACCCAACCACCCGTCACCGGTGAGGTCCGCGTCCTCAAGACCGACGCCACCACCGGCACCGCCCTCGCCGGCGCCGTCTTCGAACTCTGGCACGAGACCAACAACACCCCCGGCCTCCAGACCACCGGCACCAACCCCGACACCCGACTCGGCGCCACCTGCACCACCCCCGCCGACGGCATCTGCCGACGCACCGTCGACACCGGCACCTACTACTGGCGCGAAACCACCGCACCCACCGGCTACGACCTCCCCACCGACCCCGTCTTCGGCCCCCTCGCCCTCACCCCCCAGAACGCCACCACCGGCGTCCAGGTCACCGCGGCCGACCAACCCCACACCCAACCACCCGTCACCGGTGAGGTCCGCGTCCTCAAGACCGACGCCACCACCGGCGCCCCCCTCGCCGGCGCCGTCTTCGAACTCTGGCACGAGACCAACAACACCCCCGGCCTCCAGACCACCGGCACCAACCCCGACACCCGACTCGGCGCCACCTGCACCACCCCCGCCGACGGCATCTGCCGACGCACCGTCGACACCGGCACCTACTACTGGCGCGAAACCACCGCACCCACCGGCTACGACCTCCCCACCGACCCCGTCTTCGGCCCCCTCGCCCTCACCCCCCAGAACGCCACCACCGGCGTCCAGGTGACGGCCGGAGACTGCCCCTCGCCGACGCCGCCGCCGGACGGCTCGATCGACCTGACCAAGCGGGACGCCAAGACCGGCGAACCGCTGGGCGGCGCGCAGTTCCAGCTCTGGCGGGAGACCAACGGAGTCGCCGGCCTGCAGACCGGCGGAGCGAACCCGGACACCCGCACGGGCCCGGGCTGCACCACCTCGGCCGAGGGCGGCTGCGCCTTCACGCACCTGCCGGCCGGCCAGTACTACCTCCGGGAGACCGCCGCGCCCGACGGCTACCAGCTCCCGCACGACCCGGTGACCGGCCCGTACCGGGTGGACGCCGATGACTGCGTCACCGTGGACCTCACCAACAAGCGGCACCACCACGACGACGACTGCTAG
- a CDS encoding alkyl/aryl-sulfatase encodes MTDLPFDDTTDFEDADRGFLGALVPAVVRAADGRVVWDNDAYGFLAADCPDTARPSLWRQARLCARQGLYEVAERVYQVRGLDLSNMTLVEGERGVIVIDPLISAETAAAALALYREHRGDRPVTGLVYTHSHGDHFGGARGVLPPGSEEGVPVIAPAGFLEHAVSENVYAGNAMTRRAMFMYGDRLPKAPDGQIGAGLGMTTSTGTITLVPPTVDVTRTGQEETVDGVRIVFQLTPGTEAPAEMNFLFPDLRALCLAENATHTMHNILTLRGAVVRDARIWARYLDEAIEYFHGRYDVAFASHHWPTWGHDNVVAFLSEQRDLYAYLHDQTLRRLNDGLTGTEIAEELRLPPALERRWHARGYYGSLNHNVKAVYQRYLGWFDGNVAHLWEHPPVAQAQRYVEVAGGGDAALAKARGYADSGDLRFAATLLNHVVFADPSNRAAREALAGVYRQLGHGAENGPWRNFYLAAAGELLDGPGTVLLDAANPAMTAALTTAMLLDSIAIRIDGPRAWDEALTIDLVLTDERLRYRVTLRHGALTHRSFPAGDAPRSPAGLTLTLTRPQLLGLLAGQALDTVRHEGDPGLLPRLFALVTTPERAFPVVTP; translated from the coding sequence ATGACCGACCTGCCCTTCGACGACACCACTGACTTCGAGGACGCCGACCGGGGTTTCCTCGGCGCGCTGGTGCCCGCCGTGGTCCGGGCCGCCGACGGGCGGGTGGTCTGGGACAACGACGCGTACGGCTTCCTCGCCGCCGACTGCCCGGACACCGCCCGTCCGAGCCTCTGGCGCCAGGCCCGGCTCTGTGCCCGGCAGGGGCTCTACGAGGTGGCCGAGCGGGTCTACCAGGTGCGCGGCCTCGACCTGTCCAACATGACGCTGGTCGAGGGCGAGCGCGGGGTGATCGTGATCGACCCCTTGATCTCCGCCGAGACGGCCGCCGCCGCCCTCGCGCTCTACCGGGAGCACCGCGGTGACCGGCCCGTCACCGGCCTCGTCTACACCCACTCGCACGGCGACCACTTCGGCGGCGCCCGCGGCGTCCTGCCGCCGGGCAGTGAGGAGGGCGTCCCGGTCATCGCGCCCGCCGGCTTCCTGGAACACGCCGTCAGCGAGAACGTCTACGCGGGCAACGCGATGACCCGGCGGGCCATGTTCATGTACGGCGACCGGCTGCCGAAGGCCCCCGACGGGCAGATCGGCGCCGGCCTCGGCATGACCACCTCCACCGGCACCATCACGCTCGTCCCGCCGACGGTGGACGTCACCCGCACCGGCCAGGAGGAGACCGTCGACGGCGTGCGGATCGTCTTCCAGCTCACCCCGGGCACCGAGGCCCCGGCCGAGATGAACTTCCTCTTCCCCGACCTGCGGGCACTCTGCCTGGCCGAGAACGCCACCCACACCATGCACAACATCCTGACGCTGCGCGGCGCGGTGGTCCGCGACGCCCGGATCTGGGCCCGCTACCTGGACGAGGCGATCGAGTACTTCCACGGCCGGTACGACGTCGCGTTCGCCTCGCACCACTGGCCGACCTGGGGCCACGACAACGTGGTCGCCTTCCTCTCCGAGCAGCGCGACCTCTACGCGTACCTGCACGACCAGACCCTGCGCCGGCTCAACGACGGGCTCACCGGGACGGAGATCGCCGAGGAACTGCGGCTGCCGCCCGCGCTGGAGCGGCGCTGGCACGCGCGCGGCTACTACGGCTCGCTGAACCACAACGTCAAGGCCGTCTACCAGCGCTACCTCGGCTGGTTCGACGGCAACGTGGCGCACCTGTGGGAGCACCCGCCGGTGGCCCAGGCGCAGCGGTACGTCGAGGTGGCCGGCGGCGGCGACGCCGCGCTGGCCAAGGCCCGGGGCTACGCGGACTCGGGGGACCTCCGCTTCGCGGCCACCCTGCTCAACCACGTGGTGTTCGCCGACCCGTCGAACCGGGCGGCCAGGGAGGCGCTGGCCGGCGTCTACCGGCAGCTCGGCCACGGCGCGGAGAACGGCCCCTGGCGCAACTTCTACCTGGCGGCCGCGGGCGAACTGCTGGACGGCCCCGGGACGGTCCTGCTCGACGCCGCCAACCCCGCGATGACGGCGGCCCTGACCACCGCCATGCTGCTCGACTCGATCGCGATCCGGATCGACGGGCCGCGCGCCTGGGACGAGGCGCTGACCATCGACCTGGTGCTGACCGACGAGCGGCTGCGGTACCGGGTGACACTGCGGCACGGCGCCCTCACCCACCGGTCGTTCCCGGCCGGGGACGCGCCCCGGTCGCCGGCCGGGCTGACGCTCACCCTGACCAGGCCGCAGTTGCTCGGCCTGCTGGCCGGCCAGGCCCTCGACACCGTCCGGCACGAGGGCGACCCGGGGCTGCTGCCGCGGCTGTTCGCCCTCGTCACCACCCCGGAGCGGGCGTTCCCCGTGGTCACCCCCTGA
- a CDS encoding PPOX class F420-dependent oxidoreductase, with protein sequence MSAATPDPASQDRLARLVRLSAGNYLLVTTYKKDGSTVPTPVWVVRDGDALGVWTVTDSWKVKRIRNRADVLVGPCDVKGRPTGEQYPATAEILGPERTAAYRTLLRQKYGLLGVLTLLGSRVRRGERGTVGIRITLTD encoded by the coding sequence ATGAGCGCCGCCACCCCCGACCCCGCCTCGCAGGACCGGCTCGCACGCCTGGTCCGGCTCTCCGCCGGGAACTACCTGCTGGTCACCACCTACAAGAAGGACGGCAGCACGGTACCGACCCCGGTCTGGGTGGTCCGCGACGGCGACGCGCTGGGCGTCTGGACCGTCACCGACTCCTGGAAGGTCAAGCGGATCCGCAACCGCGCCGACGTCCTGGTCGGCCCGTGCGACGTCAAGGGCCGGCCGACCGGCGAGCAGTACCCGGCGACCGCCGAGATCCTCGGCCCCGAGCGGACCGCCGCCTACCGGACGCTGCTGCGGCAGAAGTACGGCCTGCTGGGTGTGCTCACCCTGCTCGGCAGCCGGGTGCGGCGCGGCGAGCGCGGCACGGTCGGCATCCGGATCACGCTGACGGACTGA
- a CDS encoding alpha/beta fold hydrolase, whose product MPADVTFALPAPHGPGEVTVRYQRLGSGRPLLLLHGVGHHWQAWEPVLPALAERHEVIAVDLPGFGASPALPPGVPYGLEAVVPVLGRLCAELGIERPHVAGNSLGGLLALGLGRAGLARSVTALAPAGFWTEAERRYAYAVLGGMRLGARLLPPPAVGRIARSAAGRALLVSSIYARPGRREPAAAVAETRALREATGFGPTLAAGRGLRFTGAAGDVPVTVAWGSRDRILLRRQGVRALRELPAARLVRLPGCGHVPMNDDPELVARVVLDTCARAQDRPALPEPLSPSA is encoded by the coding sequence ATGCCCGCCGACGTCACCTTCGCGCTGCCCGCCCCGCACGGACCGGGGGAGGTGACCGTCCGCTACCAGCGGCTCGGGTCCGGCCGCCCGCTCCTGCTGCTGCACGGCGTGGGCCACCACTGGCAGGCCTGGGAGCCGGTGCTGCCCGCGCTGGCCGAGCGGCACGAGGTGATCGCCGTCGACCTGCCGGGCTTCGGCGCCTCGCCCGCCCTGCCGCCGGGCGTGCCGTACGGGCTGGAGGCGGTGGTGCCGGTACTCGGCAGGCTCTGCGCCGAACTCGGGATCGAACGCCCGCACGTCGCCGGGAACTCCCTCGGCGGACTGCTCGCCCTCGGCCTCGGCCGGGCCGGCCTGGCCCGCTCGGTGACGGCGCTCGCCCCGGCCGGCTTCTGGACCGAGGCCGAACGCCGCTACGCCTACGCGGTGCTGGGCGGGATGCGGCTCGGCGCGCGGCTGCTGCCGCCGCCCGCCGTCGGCCGGATCGCCCGCTCCGCGGCCGGCCGCGCGCTCCTGGTCAGCTCCATCTACGCCCGCCCCGGCCGCCGGGAGCCCGCCGCCGCCGTCGCCGAGACCAGGGCGCTGCGCGAGGCGACCGGCTTCGGCCCCACCCTCGCGGCCGGCCGCGGGCTGCGGTTCACCGGGGCCGCCGGCGACGTGCCGGTCACCGTCGCCTGGGGCAGCCGGGACCGCATCCTGCTGCGCCGTCAGGGCGTGCGCGCGCTGCGGGAGCTCCCGGCGGCCCGGCTGGTCCGGCTGCCGGGCTGCGGGCACGTGCCGATGAACGACGACCCTGAGCTGGTCGCCCGGGTGGTCCTGGACACCTGCGCCCGGGCGCAGGACCGGCCGGCCCTGCCGGAGCCGCTCAGTCCGTCAGCGTGA
- a CDS encoding heavy metal translocating P-type ATPase, which yields MADAPAGAPVSTDLTVGGMTCAACVGRVERTLARIDGVTAGVNLATGRARVLHPAGVAVGDLVAAVERAGFTATPAGAGQPPVDRAEEPAERWRLLVTALAAVPVVVLSMVPALQFPAWQWVCFALAVPVVTWGSAGFHRRARQGLRHGTATMDTLVSLGVVASFGWSAYALVFGGAGGLGMRMPFSLTADGGGGAHVYLEAAVGVPLFVLAGRLLEGRVRRRTGSALRALAELGAKEVCVRDPRSGQERLIPIEQLLPGREFVVRPGERVATDGVVVEGGSALDLSLLTGESAPVEVGPGDAVAGATVNVGGALVVRATAVGADTQLARITALVADAQAGKARAQRLADAVAGVFVPCVLAVAVAVLGFWLGAGADPQAAVTAAVAVLVVACPCALGLATPTALLAATGRGAELGVLVRGPEVLESLRRIDTVVLDKTGTLTTGRTELGELTVVPGVEADEVLRLAGAVEQRSEHPVGRAVLSAARARCGSLPAVAAFAATAGVGVTGSVEGRAVRVVRPEDSSAELPAVLAGARDRAGAAGRTPVLVELDGRAVALLAVGDALRSGSWRALHRLRALGLETVLLTGDGPGAARAVAAELGIERVHCSASPARKAEVVAELRAAGRTTAVVGDGVNDAVALASADLGVALASGSDAAIGAAGLTLVRGDIEAVVDAVRLARRTLATIRVNLLWAFGYNLVLIPLAAVGLLNPMLAAVAMSLSSLLVVGNSLRLRTWQPGRGAGRPGGGPRRGAAGVAG from the coding sequence ATCGCGGACGCGCCGGCCGGGGCGCCGGTCAGCACCGACCTGACGGTCGGCGGGATGACCTGCGCGGCCTGCGTCGGCCGGGTGGAGCGGACGCTGGCGCGGATCGACGGGGTCACGGCGGGCGTCAATCTCGCCACCGGGCGGGCGCGGGTGCTGCACCCGGCCGGGGTGGCCGTCGGGGACTTGGTCGCCGCGGTCGAGCGGGCCGGGTTCACGGCCACGCCGGCCGGGGCCGGGCAGCCGCCGGTGGACCGCGCCGAGGAGCCCGCGGAGCGGTGGCGACTGCTGGTGACCGCGCTGGCGGCGGTGCCGGTGGTGGTGCTGTCGATGGTGCCGGCGCTGCAGTTCCCGGCCTGGCAGTGGGTGTGCTTCGCGCTGGCCGTCCCGGTGGTGACGTGGGGGTCGGCCGGCTTCCACCGGCGGGCCCGGCAGGGGCTGCGGCACGGCACGGCGACCATGGACACGCTCGTCAGCCTCGGCGTGGTGGCGTCCTTCGGCTGGTCCGCGTACGCGCTGGTGTTCGGCGGGGCGGGTGGGCTCGGCATGCGGATGCCGTTCTCGCTGACCGCCGACGGCGGGGGCGGCGCGCACGTCTATCTGGAGGCGGCCGTCGGGGTGCCGCTGTTCGTGCTGGCGGGCCGGCTGCTGGAGGGCAGGGTGCGGCGGCGCACCGGTTCGGCGCTGCGGGCGCTGGCCGAGCTGGGGGCCAAGGAGGTGTGCGTCCGGGATCCGCGGTCCGGGCAGGAGCGGCTGATCCCGATCGAACAGCTGCTGCCCGGCAGGGAGTTCGTGGTCCGCCCGGGCGAGCGGGTGGCCACCGACGGGGTGGTGGTGGAGGGCGGCTCGGCGCTGGACCTCAGTCTGCTCACCGGCGAGAGCGCGCCGGTGGAGGTCGGCCCCGGCGATGCCGTGGCGGGTGCCACGGTGAACGTCGGCGGCGCTCTGGTGGTCCGGGCCACGGCCGTCGGTGCGGACACCCAACTGGCCCGGATCACCGCCCTGGTGGCGGACGCGCAGGCCGGCAAGGCGCGGGCGCAGCGGCTCGCGGACGCGGTGGCCGGGGTGTTCGTGCCGTGCGTCCTGGCGGTGGCGGTCGCGGTGCTCGGCTTCTGGCTGGGGGCGGGCGCCGATCCGCAGGCGGCGGTGACGGCCGCGGTCGCGGTCCTGGTGGTGGCCTGTCCGTGCGCGCTGGGCCTGGCCACGCCGACCGCACTGCTGGCGGCGACCGGCCGGGGCGCGGAGCTGGGCGTCCTGGTGCGCGGGCCGGAGGTGCTGGAGAGCCTGCGCCGGATCGACACCGTGGTCCTGGACAAGACCGGGACGCTCACGACCGGGCGCACCGAGCTCGGTGAACTCACCGTCGTGCCCGGGGTGGAGGCGGACGAGGTGCTGCGGCTCGCGGGCGCGGTCGAGCAACGCTCCGAGCACCCCGTGGGCCGGGCCGTCCTGTCGGCGGCCCGGGCGCGCTGCGGGTCGCTGCCGGCGGTGGCGGCCTTCGCGGCCACCGCCGGGGTCGGTGTCACGGGCAGCGTCGAGGGGCGGGCCGTCCGGGTGGTTCGGCCGGAGGACTCCTCGGCGGAGCTGCCCGCCGTCCTGGCCGGAGCGCGGGACCGGGCCGGGGCGGCCGGCCGGACACCGGTCCTGGTGGAACTGGACGGCCGTGCGGTGGCCCTGCTCGCGGTCGGGGACGCCCTGCGCTCCGGCAGCTGGCGGGCGCTGCACCGGCTGCGCGCGCTGGGGTTGGAGACCGTCCTGCTGACCGGGGACGGCCCGGGGGCGGCCCGGGCGGTGGCCGCCGAGCTGGGCATCGAGCGGGTGCACTGCTCGGCCTCTCCGGCGCGCAAGGCCGAGGTGGTCGCCGAGTTGCGGGCCGCCGGGCGGACCACGGCGGTGGTCGGCGACGGGGTCAACGACGCCGTCGCGCTGGCCTCGGCTGACCTCGGGGTGGCGCTCGCCTCGGGCAGTGACGCCGCGATCGGGGCGGCCGGGCTCACCCTGGTGCGGGGCGACATCGAGGCGGTGGTGGACGCCGTCCGGCTGGCCCGGCGGACGCTGGCCACCATCCGGGTCAATCTGCTCTGGGCGTTCGGCTACAACCTGGTACTGATCCCGCTGGCGGCGGTCGGGCTGCTGAACCCGATGCTGGCGGCGGTGGCGATGTCGCTGAGTTCGCTGCTCGTGGTGGGCAACAGCCTGCGGCTGCGGACGTGGCAGCCGGGGCGCGGCGCGGGCCGTCCGGGCGGCGGGCCGCGCCGGGGCGCCGCGGGGGTGGCCGGGTGA
- a CDS encoding copper chaperone PCu(A)C has product MSARSGGRRAARLRVVGPPVAAAAVALALLAGWTAVGGAGRQRPVEAGPGWVLLPATSGASATAAFFTVRNPGDIPDELTGASWEFGGRITLKRHRHEGAAGRWEPAAVLPVPERGELAMAPEDADLMIVDPPELRAGQWVEFTLSFRHSPDLRVRAEVVPPGGRRAG; this is encoded by the coding sequence GTGAGCGCCCGGTCCGGCGGCCGGAGGGCCGCACGGCTGCGGGTGGTCGGGCCGCCGGTGGCCGCGGCCGCGGTGGCGCTGGCCCTGCTCGCCGGCTGGACGGCGGTCGGCGGGGCCGGGCGCCAGCGGCCGGTGGAGGCGGGCCCGGGCTGGGTGCTGCTGCCGGCGACCAGCGGGGCGAGCGCCACGGCGGCGTTCTTCACCGTCCGCAACCCGGGCGACATACCCGACGAACTCACCGGTGCGAGCTGGGAGTTCGGCGGCCGGATCACGCTGAAGCGGCATCGGCACGAGGGCGCGGCGGGCCGCTGGGAGCCGGCCGCCGTGCTGCCCGTGCCGGAGCGCGGCGAGCTGGCGATGGCGCCGGAGGACGCCGACCTGATGATCGTCGACCCGCCGGAGCTGCGGGCGGGGCAGTGGGTGGAGTTCACCCTCAGCTTCCGCCACAGTCCGGACCTGCGGGTGCGGGCGGAGGTCGTACCGCCCGGCGGGCGGCGCGCGGGCTGA
- a CDS encoding pyridoxamine 5'-phosphate oxidase family protein yields the protein MRRLAGQPPGGGRPPHTGAPPRRLVPIDRAEALRLLGSAPFGRIVFTLRALPAVRPVNHLLVDDTVVIRADDAAALGAAALGADAAGVVVAYEADAIDPRTRLGWSVVVTGYARPVTDPVLLARYRALLTPWVDAGTDHLVAIRPELVTGYRLTPAGAAGR from the coding sequence CTGCGCCGCCTCGCGGGGCAGCCGCCCGGCGGCGGTCGGCCGCCGCACACCGGGGCCCCGCCGCGCCGGCTGGTGCCGATCGACCGGGCCGAGGCGCTGCGGCTGCTCGGCAGCGCGCCGTTCGGGCGGATCGTCTTCACGCTGCGGGCGCTGCCCGCCGTCCGCCCGGTCAACCACCTGCTGGTCGACGACACCGTGGTGATCCGGGCGGACGACGCGGCGGCGCTGGGCGCGGCCGCGCTCGGGGCCGACGCGGCGGGCGTGGTGGTCGCCTACGAGGCCGACGCCATCGACCCGCGGACCAGGCTCGGCTGGAGCGTGGTCGTCACCGGCTACGCCCGCCCGGTCACCGACCCGGTCCTGCTGGCCCGGTACCGGGCGCTGCTGACGCCCTGGGTGGACGCCGGTACGGACCACCTCGTGGCCATCCGGCCGGAGCTGGTGACGGGCTACCGGCTGACCCCGGCCGGGGCCGCCGGCCGGTAG